The Aeromicrobium sp. Leaf245 genome includes a region encoding these proteins:
- a CDS encoding signal peptidase I, with amino-acid sequence MRQTVLWVGACLGGLCVLWAAATHVLGLTPLVFTSGSMAPQIAAGDLALAESTPARAVAVGDVVSVVNAAGRRVTHRVVDVDPVDAGSVVLSLKGDANARPDAEAYNVEQVERVVTSVPAAGHVVAAVGTPAGRFAAGAGLGLCLVLLVPWRRGGGPEVSRAGEHRRARPNRARRSVPYAGRGAAVLVALALAAPSSSRAVPTDASFTDDGTLTATSSARTIVSQAQPVCTNVDGVLVLGNIARVTWSQVAADHEYAWVLRRTDNGTAVASGTAGTGQAAGTTVQVDLGTGLIGTNTNYDLVVTARLTSSPTWVAATSTTTPVRRASVLIIGAAFRCGHA; translated from the coding sequence GTGCGTCAGACGGTCCTCTGGGTGGGGGCCTGCCTGGGCGGTCTCTGCGTGCTGTGGGCGGCAGCGACCCACGTGCTCGGGCTCACGCCCCTCGTCTTCACCTCGGGGTCGATGGCCCCGCAGATCGCTGCAGGCGACCTCGCCCTCGCCGAGTCGACCCCGGCGCGAGCGGTCGCGGTCGGAGACGTCGTGAGCGTGGTCAACGCCGCCGGTCGGCGCGTCACCCACCGCGTGGTCGACGTCGACCCGGTCGACGCCGGCTCGGTCGTGCTCTCGTTGAAGGGTGACGCGAACGCCCGTCCGGACGCCGAGGCCTACAACGTCGAGCAGGTGGAGCGCGTCGTGACCTCCGTGCCGGCCGCGGGCCACGTCGTCGCGGCGGTCGGGACGCCGGCCGGGCGCTTCGCCGCCGGCGCCGGCCTGGGCCTGTGCCTCGTGCTCCTGGTGCCCTGGCGTCGTGGTGGTGGTCCCGAGGTCTCCCGTGCGGGGGAGCACCGGCGTGCACGCCCGAACCGCGCGCGTCGATCGGTACCGTACGCGGGCCGCGGTGCCGCCGTGCTGGTCGCTCTCGCCCTGGCGGCGCCGTCGTCCTCGAGGGCGGTGCCGACCGACGCGTCGTTCACCGACGACGGCACGCTGACGGCCACCTCGTCCGCCCGCACGATCGTCTCCCAGGCCCAGCCGGTCTGCACCAACGTCGACGGGGTGCTGGTCCTGGGCAACATCGCGCGTGTGACCTGGAGCCAGGTCGCCGCGGACCACGAGTACGCCTGGGTGCTCCGGCGCACCGACAACGGCACCGCGGTCGCCTCGGGGACGGCCGGGACGGGCCAGGCCGCCGGGACGACCGTCCAGGTGGATCTCGGCACCGGGCTCATCGGCACGAACACGAACTACGACCTCGTCGTGACGGCCAGGCTCACGTCCTCACCCACCTGGGTCGCCGCGACCTCGACCACGACACCGGTGCGTCGCGCCAGCGTCCTCATCATCGGGGCGGCCTTCCGGTGCGGGCACGCCTGA
- the pdxT gene encoding pyridoxal 5'-phosphate synthase glutaminase subunit PdxT, with amino-acid sequence MISPTIGVFALQGDVREHVQALEALGVRAVTVRREEELDRVDGLVIPGGESTTMIKLADVFGVAEAFRRRIADGLPTFGTCAGMIMLADRLVDGAEGQATFGGLDVTVRRNAFGRQVDSFEADVDFTTFDDPVHAVFIRAPWVEEAGPGVEVLAAVPVGPGAAAGATDRAADRIVAVRQGSVLATSFHPEVGDDLRLHRLFLDLVTT; translated from the coding sequence GTGATCTCACCGACCATCGGCGTCTTCGCCCTGCAGGGCGACGTCCGCGAGCACGTGCAGGCCCTCGAGGCGCTGGGCGTCCGGGCCGTCACGGTGCGTCGCGAGGAGGAGCTCGACCGCGTCGACGGATTGGTGATCCCCGGCGGGGAGTCCACCACGATGATCAAGCTGGCCGACGTCTTCGGCGTGGCCGAGGCGTTCCGGCGTCGGATCGCGGACGGGCTGCCCACGTTCGGCACGTGCGCCGGGATGATCATGCTGGCCGACCGGCTCGTCGACGGTGCCGAGGGACAGGCCACCTTCGGCGGGCTCGACGTCACGGTGCGGCGCAACGCCTTCGGTCGGCAGGTCGACTCCTTCGAGGCCGACGTCGACTTCACGACCTTCGACGACCCCGTCCACGCGGTGTTCATCCGCGCCCCCTGGGTGGAGGAGGCGGGCCCGGGCGTGGAGGTGCTGGCCGCGGTCCCGGTCGGCCCGGGTGCCGCGGCGGGCGCGACGGACCGTGCTGCCGATAGGATCGTGGCGGTCCGGCAGGGTTCGGTGCTGGCGACGTCGTTCCACCCCGAGGTGGGAGACGACCTGCGCCTGCACCGCCTGTTCCTGGACCTCGTGACGACGTAG
- a CDS encoding YebC/PmpR family DNA-binding transcriptional regulator: protein MSGHSKWATTKHKKAAIDAKRGKMFAKLIKNIEVAARQGGPDPDGNPTLYDAIQKAKKSSVPNDNIDRAVKRGGGIGEDAVDYTTITYEVYGPSGVALLVECLTDNKNRAAMEVRTAVSRNGGNLADPGSVAYMFHRKGVVQVPAQDAGEDDILLAVLDAGAEEVKDHGEAFEVISEASDLVAVRTALQDAGLDYDSAEASFVPSVEVPVDVEGAKKVIKLVDALEDLDDVQNVYSNVDMSDEVLAALDEE from the coding sequence ATGTCAGGCCACTCCAAGTGGGCGACGACCAAGCACAAGAAGGCCGCGATCGACGCCAAGCGCGGCAAGATGTTCGCCAAGCTGATCAAGAACATCGAGGTGGCGGCACGTCAGGGCGGGCCCGACCCCGACGGCAACCCGACGCTCTACGACGCGATCCAGAAGGCCAAGAAGTCGTCGGTCCCCAACGACAACATCGACCGTGCGGTCAAGCGCGGCGGCGGCATCGGCGAGGACGCCGTCGACTACACGACGATCACGTACGAGGTGTACGGCCCGAGCGGCGTCGCCCTCCTGGTGGAGTGCCTCACCGACAACAAGAACCGGGCCGCCATGGAGGTCCGCACGGCGGTCAGCCGCAACGGTGGCAACCTCGCCGACCCGGGCTCGGTGGCGTACATGTTCCACCGCAAGGGCGTCGTGCAGGTGCCGGCCCAGGACGCCGGCGAGGACGACATCCTCCTGGCGGTGCTCGACGCGGGTGCCGAGGAGGTCAAGGACCACGGCGAGGCGTTCGAGGTGATCAGCGAGGCGTCCGACCTGGTCGCGGTCCGCACCGCGCTGCAGGACGCCGGTCTGGACTACGACTCCGCGGAGGCCTCCTTCGTCCCGTCGGTCGAGGTGCCGGTCGACGTCGAGGGCGCCAAGAAGGTCATCAAGCTGGTCGACGCGCTCGAGGACCTCGACGACGTCCAGAACGTCTACTCCAACGTCGACATGAGCGACGAGGTGCTCGCCGCGCTCGACGAGGAGTAG
- a CDS encoding crossover junction endodeoxyribonuclease RuvC, translating to MRSPTRVLAVDPGLTRLGLGVVEGSVGRPLHLVHVDVLRTPADLDTAKRLHRLEQGLEEAVRLHRPTVVAVERVFSQNNVRTVMGTAQASGVAMLVAARHGIDVRLHTPSEVKAAVTGSGRADKAQVAAMVVRLLRLAEAPKPVDATDALALAICQIWRGGAQNRLQQAQAQLKESVR from the coding sequence ATGCGTTCTCCCACGCGTGTGCTCGCGGTCGATCCCGGGCTCACCCGCCTCGGCCTCGGCGTCGTCGAGGGCTCGGTCGGTCGACCGCTGCACCTCGTCCACGTCGACGTGCTGCGCACCCCTGCCGACCTCGACACGGCCAAGCGCCTGCACCGGCTCGAGCAGGGGCTCGAGGAGGCGGTCCGGCTGCACCGTCCGACGGTCGTCGCGGTCGAGCGGGTGTTCAGCCAGAACAACGTGCGCACCGTCATGGGCACCGCGCAGGCCAGCGGCGTGGCCATGCTGGTCGCCGCGCGGCACGGCATCGACGTCCGCCTGCACACGCCCAGCGAGGTCAAGGCCGCCGTCACCGGCAGCGGTCGGGCCGACAAGGCCCAGGTGGCCGCCATGGTGGTCCGGCTGCTCCGGCTCGCCGAGGCCCCGAAGCCGGTCGACGCCACCGACGCGCTGGCCCTGGCCATCTGCCAGATCTGGCGCGGGGGAGCGCAGAACCGCCTGCAGCAGGCGCAGGCCCAGCTGAAGGAGTCCGTCCGATGA
- the ruvA gene encoding Holliday junction branch migration protein RuvA: MIAHVRGEVAALSLDSAVIDVGGLGHHVYCTPGTIARLRLGEQAQLATSLVVREDSLTLYGFADTEERDMFVLVQTASGIGPKVAQAMLAVLPPDRLRRAIAESDHAALTSVPGIGRKGAERIVVELKDRVGPVLPTSAAPGTSAAPWRAQVLQALEGLGWSTRDAEKAIESVSDAAGDSPDVGQLLRLALRSLSKA; encoded by the coding sequence ATGATCGCCCACGTGCGCGGCGAGGTCGCCGCCCTCTCGCTCGACTCCGCGGTCATCGACGTCGGCGGTCTCGGCCACCACGTCTACTGCACGCCGGGCACGATCGCGCGGCTGCGGCTCGGGGAGCAGGCGCAGCTGGCCACGTCGCTCGTGGTGCGCGAGGACTCGCTCACCCTCTACGGCTTCGCCGACACCGAGGAGCGCGACATGTTCGTGCTCGTGCAGACGGCCAGCGGGATCGGTCCCAAGGTGGCCCAGGCCATGCTCGCCGTCCTCCCGCCGGACCGCTTGCGACGCGCCATCGCCGAGTCCGACCACGCCGCGCTCACCTCCGTCCCGGGCATCGGTCGCAAGGGCGCCGAACGCATCGTGGTGGAGCTCAAGGACCGGGTCGGTCCCGTGCTCCCCACGTCCGCCGCGCCGGGAACCTCCGCCGCGCCCTGGCGTGCCCAGGTCCTGCAGGCCCTCGAGGGTCTCGGGTGGTCCACCCGCGACGCCGAGAAGGCCATCGAGTCCGTCTCCGACGCCGCAGGCGACTCGCCCGACGTCGGCCAGCTGCTGCGGCTCGCCCTCCGATCGTTGTCCAAGGCGTGA
- the ruvB gene encoding Holliday junction branch migration DNA helicase RuvB, whose amino-acid sequence MHDDSYPEASAYDVDGLDAVLAEATPDDRAFDAALRPRTLEELVGQERVREQLSLVLEAAQGRGRTPDHVLLSGPPGLGKTTIAMIIAHQLGAHLRLTSGPAIQHAGDLAAILSGVDEGDVLFIDEIHRMSRPAEELLYMAMEDFRVDVIVGKGPGATAIPLEIPPFTVVGATTRAGLLPGPLRDRFGFTAQLDYYESAELKRIVERSARLLDLTISDDGSHEIASRSRGTPRIANRLLRRVRDYAQVRGDGTVGHGEARSALALYEVDDLGLDRLDRAVLQALCASFGGGPVGISTLAVAVGEERETVEELAEPFLVRLGFLARTPRGRIATPAAWRHLGLAAPAGTDQLPLDDAADPV is encoded by the coding sequence GTGCACGACGACTCCTACCCCGAGGCATCCGCCTACGACGTCGACGGGCTCGACGCGGTCCTCGCCGAGGCCACGCCCGACGACCGGGCGTTCGACGCGGCGCTGCGTCCTCGCACGCTCGAGGAGCTCGTCGGCCAGGAGCGCGTGCGCGAGCAGCTGTCCCTCGTGCTCGAGGCGGCCCAGGGGAGGGGGCGGACCCCCGACCACGTGCTGCTGTCGGGCCCGCCCGGCCTGGGCAAGACCACGATCGCCATGATCATCGCCCACCAGCTCGGCGCCCACCTGCGGCTCACCAGCGGGCCCGCGATCCAGCACGCCGGCGACCTCGCGGCGATCCTCTCAGGCGTCGACGAGGGCGACGTCCTGTTCATCGACGAGATCCACCGCATGTCGCGCCCGGCCGAGGAGCTCCTCTACATGGCCATGGAGGACTTCCGGGTCGACGTCATCGTCGGCAAGGGCCCGGGTGCCACGGCCATCCCCCTGGAGATCCCGCCCTTCACCGTCGTCGGGGCCACCACCCGGGCCGGTCTGCTGCCCGGACCCCTGCGCGACCGGTTCGGCTTCACCGCCCAGCTGGACTACTACGAGTCGGCCGAGCTCAAGCGCATCGTCGAGAGGTCCGCGCGACTGCTCGACCTGACGATCTCCGACGACGGCTCCCACGAGATCGCGTCCCGCTCGCGTGGGACCCCGCGCATCGCCAACCGCCTGCTGAGGCGGGTGCGTGACTACGCCCAGGTGCGCGGTGACGGCACCGTGGGGCACGGCGAGGCCCGCAGCGCGCTCGCCCTGTACGAGGTCGACGACCTCGGTCTGGACCGTCTGGACCGGGCGGTGCTCCAGGCGCTGTGCGCCAGCTTCGGCGGGGGACCGGTCGGCATCAGCACGCTCGCGGTCGCCGTCGGTGAGGAGCGCGAGACCGTCGAGGAGCTCGCCGAGCCCTTCCTCGTGCGCCTGGGCTTCCTCGCGCGGACGCCTCGCGGGCGCATCGCGACGCCCGCTGCCTGGCGGCACCTCGGTCTGGCGGCGCCCGCCGGGACCGACCAGCTGCCGCTCGACGACGCCGCGGACCCGGTCTAG
- the yajC gene encoding preprotein translocase subunit YajC, translated as MSDVYSFIPLVLLLVIFYLLVMRPARARQKDYLATQTALEPGRRVMLASGIFGELVSLGDTEAELRIAPNTVITVNRQAVAKVVDPSPTTEPESPTD; from the coding sequence GTGTCCGATGTCTACAGCTTCATCCCGCTCGTCCTCCTGCTGGTCATCTTCTACCTCCTGGTCATGCGCCCCGCGCGGGCTCGCCAGAAGGACTACCTCGCCACCCAGACCGCGCTCGAGCCGGGCCGCCGGGTCATGCTCGCCAGCGGCATCTTCGGCGAGCTCGTGTCGCTGGGCGACACCGAGGCCGAGCTGCGCATCGCCCCGAACACGGTGATCACCGTCAACCGCCAGGCCGTCGCGAAGGTCGTCGACCCGAGCCCGACCACCGAACCGGAGAGCCCGACCGACTGA
- the secD gene encoding protein translocase subunit SecD encodes MARPAPRPGRSTAGIPRPRRTLLLFLALLLALFGLLAGLDLKDGGGVWKPRLGLDLQGGTRITLQAEASSGDVTQAKLQEARDIIDQRVNATGVSEAEVSTQGGNQVVIEIPGQRKGNIVDEVGRTAQLRFRLLWGSGQSAAQAPDQKAVAAAAKTVSAADWSKLSLDQLIAAETQGLDSLPKDYASAAEALQTELAGFRCTKDDLAVDDVPDEPIVSCDPSTGETMILSPTVIEGTQVKSADAVVPQGSVEWVVAIELRKAGTEAFDAITDALYQQEQAGNQAASRFAIVLDGEVLSAPTTNGHFTNGSSQISGGFTQSTSQSLANQLKYGALPLTFEVNGVSVEGPSLAGSQLEAGIVAGAIGLVLVMAYLLLYYRALGLVAIGSLLVAGASTYAMVLLLGKSLGFTLTLPGIAGLIVAIGITADSFIVLFERIRDEVRDGKSLRLAVESGWERARRTILAADGVSLLAAVILFIFAIGVVRGFAFALGLTTVIDVIVVFLFTKPLMSLLARTTFFGRGHKLSGFDAAHLGIGDRAVDRTGPVRRPDRAPTPGSTTGGRS; translated from the coding sequence ATGGCCAGACCCGCGCCCCGTCCCGGCAGGAGCACTGCCGGCATCCCGCGTCCGCGACGCACGCTGCTGCTGTTCCTCGCCCTCCTGCTCGCCCTGTTCGGACTGCTGGCAGGGCTCGACCTCAAGGACGGCGGCGGGGTCTGGAAGCCCAGGCTCGGGCTCGACCTGCAGGGCGGCACCCGGATCACCCTGCAGGCCGAGGCGTCCTCCGGTGACGTCACGCAGGCCAAGCTGCAGGAGGCTCGGGACATCATCGACCAGCGGGTCAACGCCACGGGCGTGAGCGAGGCCGAGGTCTCCACGCAGGGCGGCAACCAGGTCGTCATCGAGATCCCGGGGCAGCGCAAGGGCAACATCGTCGACGAGGTGGGCCGCACCGCCCAGCTGCGCTTCCGTCTGCTCTGGGGGTCGGGGCAGAGCGCGGCCCAGGCACCGGACCAGAAGGCGGTCGCGGCGGCGGCCAAGACCGTGAGCGCGGCGGACTGGTCGAAGCTCTCGCTCGACCAGCTCATCGCCGCGGAGACCCAGGGTCTGGACTCGCTGCCGAAGGACTACGCCTCGGCCGCCGAGGCGCTGCAGACCGAGCTGGCCGGGTTCCGGTGCACGAAGGACGACCTCGCGGTCGACGACGTGCCGGACGAGCCGATCGTCTCGTGCGACCCGTCCACGGGCGAGACGATGATCCTCAGCCCCACCGTCATCGAGGGCACCCAGGTCAAGAGTGCGGACGCCGTGGTGCCCCAGGGCTCCGTCGAGTGGGTCGTGGCGATCGAGCTGCGCAAGGCCGGGACCGAGGCCTTCGACGCCATCACCGACGCGCTCTACCAGCAGGAGCAGGCCGGCAACCAGGCCGCGTCGCGCTTCGCGATCGTGCTCGACGGCGAGGTGCTGAGCGCACCGACCACCAACGGCCACTTCACCAACGGAAGCTCGCAGATCTCCGGCGGGTTCACGCAGTCCACGTCGCAGTCGCTGGCCAACCAGCTGAAGTACGGGGCACTGCCGCTCACCTTCGAGGTCAACGGGGTGTCCGTCGAGGGCCCCTCGCTCGCGGGTTCCCAGCTGGAGGCCGGCATCGTCGCCGGGGCCATCGGGCTCGTGCTCGTGATGGCGTACCTGCTGCTCTACTACCGCGCGCTCGGGCTCGTGGCCATCGGCTCGCTGCTCGTCGCCGGCGCGTCCACCTACGCCATGGTGCTGCTGCTCGGGAAGTCGCTCGGCTTCACGCTGACCCTTCCCGGCATCGCGGGCCTCATCGTGGCCATCGGCATCACCGCGGACTCGTTCATCGTCCTGTTCGAACGGATCCGTGACGAGGTGCGCGACGGCAAGTCGCTGCGCCTGGCCGTGGAGTCCGGCTGGGAGCGCGCGCGTCGCACCATCCTGGCCGCGGACGGTGTCTCGCTGCTGGCGGCGGTGATCCTGTTCATCTTCGCGATCGGCGTCGTGCGCGGGTTCGCCTTCGCGCTGGGTCTCACCACGGTGATCGACGTGATCGTGGTGTTCCTGTTCACCAAGCCGCTCATGTCGCTCCTGGCGCGCACCACGTTCTTCGGTCGCGGCCACAAGCTCTCCGGCTTCGACGCGGCCCATCTCGGCATCGGGGACCGGGCCGTCGACCGCACCGGACCGGTCCGCCGTCCGGACCGAGCCCCGACACCCGGCAGCACCACGGGAGGACGATCCTGA
- the secF gene encoding protein translocase subunit SecF, with amino-acid sequence MGRISSFGQHLYTGRVSVDFVGRRRLWYSISVLIIVASTLGFVVQGFNLGIEFKGGVELTAKVQKADAATADALAQAIEDANVPAAGDPIVTTSGSDTVRIDVRALSQDETSVLEKALTDAGAQEVSQNLIGPSWGKQVATKALTGLAVFLVVVVIFIAAYFRDWRMSLAALVALAHDVLITAGVYAWSGFEVTPATVTGFLTILGYSLYDTVVVYDKVRENTHGVLASSRRTYAEQANLAVNQTLVRSVNTSVTALLPVLALLVVGTFVLGQGPLKDLALALFIGMAAGTYSSICIATPLAVQLRERDPAVAAHTGRVLARREKDAATPSAGEAVPVAAGAGAGGRRQPTRGPRSSRKRGGSGQGRAGRS; translated from the coding sequence ATGGGACGCATCAGCAGCTTCGGCCAGCACCTCTACACCGGGCGGGTCTCGGTCGACTTCGTCGGACGTCGTCGGCTCTGGTACTCGATCTCCGTCCTCATCATCGTCGCCTCCACGCTCGGCTTCGTCGTGCAGGGCTTCAACCTCGGCATCGAGTTCAAGGGCGGTGTCGAGCTGACCGCCAAGGTGCAGAAGGCCGACGCGGCCACCGCCGACGCCCTCGCCCAGGCGATCGAGGACGCGAACGTCCCCGCCGCGGGTGACCCGATCGTCACGACCTCCGGCTCGGACACCGTCCGGATCGACGTCCGTGCCCTCAGCCAGGACGAGACGTCCGTGCTCGAGAAGGCCCTGACCGACGCGGGCGCGCAGGAGGTGAGCCAGAACCTCATCGGGCCCTCGTGGGGCAAGCAGGTGGCCACCAAGGCGCTCACCGGCCTCGCCGTCTTCCTGGTGGTCGTCGTCATCTTCATCGCCGCCTACTTCCGCGACTGGCGCATGTCGCTCGCTGCGCTCGTGGCGCTCGCCCACGACGTGCTCATCACCGCGGGCGTGTACGCCTGGTCCGGCTTCGAGGTCACGCCCGCCACGGTCACCGGCTTCCTGACGATCCTGGGCTACTCGTTGTACGACACCGTGGTCGTGTACGACAAGGTGCGCGAGAACACGCACGGCGTGCTCGCCTCGTCCCGTCGTACCTACGCCGAGCAGGCGAACCTCGCCGTCAACCAGACGCTCGTGCGCTCGGTGAACACGTCCGTCACCGCGCTGCTGCCCGTCCTGGCGTTGCTCGTCGTCGGCACGTTCGTGCTCGGGCAGGGGCCGCTGAAGGACCTCGCCCTCGCGCTGTTCATCGGCATGGCCGCGGGGACCTACTCCTCCATCTGCATCGCCACACCGCTCGCCGTCCAGCTGCGCGAGCGTGACCCGGCGGTCGCGGCCCACACCGGGCGCGTGCTCGCCCGGCGCGAGAAGGACGCCGCGACGCCCAGCGCGGGCGAGGCGGTGCCGGTGGCGGCCGGGGCGGGAGCGGGAGGTCGTCGCCAGCCGACGCGAGGTCCGCGGTCGTCGCGCAAGCGCGGTGGCAGCGGCCAGGGCCGGGCGGGTCGGTCCTGA